One region of Flavobacterium sp. KACC 22763 genomic DNA includes:
- a CDS encoding GNAT family N-acetyltransferase — translation MEYSIRNCKITDLPKLIVLLQKHAEFEKAEFSPKGKEEGLKNALFSQNPKLFCLVVATEETIVGYASYTFDFSTWNAQTFLYMDCLFLEEETRGLGIGEKLIEKLKEIGTENNCVNIQWQTPEFNTRAIKFYNRMGAKGKDKVRFTLTL, via the coding sequence ATGGAATATTCAATAAGAAACTGCAAAATAACCGATTTACCCAAACTCATTGTTTTACTTCAAAAACATGCTGAATTTGAAAAGGCCGAATTTTCTCCCAAAGGAAAAGAAGAAGGTTTGAAAAACGCTTTATTTAGCCAAAATCCTAAATTATTCTGCCTGGTTGTTGCCACAGAAGAAACTATTGTTGGTTACGCATCTTATACTTTTGATTTTTCTACTTGGAACGCACAAACATTTCTCTATATGGATTGCCTATTTTTAGAAGAAGAAACAAGAGGTTTAGGAATTGGCGAAAAATTAATAGAAAAGCTAAAAGAAATCGGAACCGAAAATAACTGCGTCAATATTCAATGGCAAACACCCGAATTTAATACAAGAGCTATTAAATTCTATAACAGAATGGGTGCAAAAGGAAAAGACAAAGTGAGATTTACGTTAACTTTGTAA
- a CDS encoding DUF2207 domain-containing protein: protein MKKFRFLFSISILLFTFFQSYSQNDSIPEEAEKIKQFHADIVVKENGNLIVTETIKVYANGTQIQRGIFRELPIKSTSPKASQNNYYTVLSVTRNGFNEPYRASSGFEKFKIYIGDKKYPIAKGNHTYKITYEVEAQLHSYNDFDEVYWNVTGNYWDFEIDNVTAKLILPKSAKAFQTACYTGVLGSKAHECDSKIIDNTVYFTSKNLKKEEGFTIAAGFPKSIVNQPFFRPHYKMEEFLDADKIGFAIAVVFACFAFYYFSWKRYGKDPKLKSERRTIDLKSLYSPTSLQHILDQSINSQTLLVTIISLSLKGALEISDNGKETWADDFKYSLKIGNKTEGLSKEENAVLNTLFSEKDSFELDKETYKIFNEAKIALEKPLQKQYNLEDYHSINFKQMSIGFIITIGALLGYCQYSKGTIYWAVIFGFTMLVFTYLLLKGAVQTFVQKDYKSTAFCLFLSLFTGFLSSSWYLASNVDKSYSVLTLLVLFLIIIGFSIYLSLIGAYTELGLETKTEIEKLKEYLLNYKPEESSAISVYEENLPYAFALGIEDEWNLKFIDILKKLNYTNKWIKTDSSNYVSSPAFFMSFRTSYTTYSTSSSSGSSGGGSSGGGGGGGGGGGW, encoded by the coding sequence ATGAAAAAATTCAGGTTTCTATTTTCAATCAGTATTTTACTGTTTACTTTTTTCCAAAGTTACTCCCAAAACGATTCTATTCCCGAGGAAGCAGAAAAAATAAAACAATTTCACGCCGATATCGTTGTTAAGGAAAATGGAAATCTAATTGTTACCGAAACTATTAAAGTTTATGCTAATGGCACACAAATACAGCGAGGCATCTTTAGGGAACTTCCCATAAAGAGCACTTCTCCAAAAGCGTCCCAAAACAATTACTACACGGTTTTAAGTGTTACCCGAAACGGCTTTAATGAGCCATATCGCGCGTCTTCGGGATTTGAAAAATTTAAAATCTATATTGGTGACAAAAAATATCCTATTGCAAAAGGAAATCACACTTACAAAATAACTTACGAAGTAGAAGCCCAATTGCATTCTTACAACGACTTTGATGAAGTTTACTGGAACGTAACGGGTAATTATTGGGATTTTGAAATTGACAATGTTACAGCAAAACTGATCTTACCAAAATCTGCAAAAGCATTCCAAACAGCTTGTTATACTGGCGTTTTGGGTTCGAAAGCGCACGAATGCGATTCAAAAATTATAGATAACACTGTCTATTTCACTTCCAAAAATCTAAAAAAAGAAGAAGGTTTTACTATTGCCGCAGGTTTTCCTAAAAGCATTGTTAATCAGCCGTTTTTTAGGCCTCACTATAAAATGGAAGAATTTTTAGACGCTGATAAAATAGGGTTTGCAATTGCTGTTGTTTTTGCATGCTTCGCATTTTACTATTTTTCATGGAAGAGATATGGCAAAGATCCAAAGTTAAAAAGCGAACGCAGAACTATTGATTTAAAAAGCCTCTATTCGCCAACGTCTTTACAACACATACTCGATCAAAGCATTAATTCTCAAACGCTTTTAGTTACCATAATCAGCCTTTCTTTAAAAGGCGCTCTCGAAATTTCAGATAATGGAAAAGAAACTTGGGCAGATGATTTTAAATATTCGCTTAAAATTGGAAATAAAACAGAAGGTCTTTCCAAAGAAGAAAATGCAGTTCTAAATACTTTATTTAGCGAAAAAGATTCTTTTGAATTAGATAAAGAAACGTACAAGATCTTTAACGAAGCAAAAATAGCACTTGAAAAACCATTGCAAAAGCAGTATAATTTAGAAGATTATCATTCTATTAATTTTAAACAAATGTCAATTGGTTTTATAATTACAATTGGTGCTTTATTGGGCTATTGCCAATATTCAAAAGGTACTATTTATTGGGCTGTTATTTTCGGATTTACAATGCTCGTATTTACTTATTTATTGCTTAAAGGCGCTGTACAAACATTTGTTCAAAAAGATTATAAATCAACTGCTTTTTGTCTTTTCTTATCCCTATTTACAGGCTTTCTTTCTTCTAGCTGGTATCTTGCGAGCAATGTTGACAAAAGTTATTCGGTTCTAACTTTGCTAGTGCTTTTTTTAATAATTATCGGATTTAGCATCTATTTAAGTCTAATAGGCGCTTATACAGAACTTGGACTTGAAACAAAAACTGAAATCGAAAAGCTGAAAGAATATCTATTAAATTATAAACCAGAAGAAAGTTCCGCAATTAGTGTTTACGAAGAAAATCTACCTTATGCCTTTGCATTAGGAATTGAAGATGAATGGAATCTAAAATTTATTGATATTCTTAAAAAACTAAATTATACCAATAAATGGATTAAAACAGATAGTAGCAACTATGTTTCTTCTCCAGCGTTTTTCATGAGTTTTCGCACCTCGTACACTACTTATTCGACATCTTCCAGCAGCGGAAGCTCTGGTGGAGGCAGCTCTGGAGGAGGAGGCGGTGGCGGAGGAGGCGGTGGCTGGTAA
- a CDS encoding ferritin: MLAKNIESALNKQIRIEAESSQTYLSMACWAEVQGLEGISQFMYTQSDEERAHMLKLVKYVNERGGHAQVTDLKAPKTTYTTFKEMFEELYNHELFVSKSINELVHITFEERDYATHNFLQWYVSEQIEEEATAKSILDKINLIGDDKGGLYLFDRDIQQLTVTSSIAINPK; this comes from the coding sequence ATGTTAGCAAAAAATATCGAATCGGCCTTAAATAAGCAAATCCGCATAGAAGCAGAATCTTCGCAAACTTATCTTTCTATGGCTTGTTGGGCTGAAGTACAAGGATTAGAGGGAATTTCTCAATTTATGTACACACAGTCAGACGAAGAGCGTGCACACATGCTTAAATTGGTTAAGTATGTAAACGAACGCGGAGGACATGCTCAAGTAACAGATCTTAAAGCACCAAAAACAACTTACACCACTTTCAAAGAAATGTTTGAAGAGCTTTATAATCACGAACTTTTTGTTTCAAAATCTATCAACGAATTAGTGCACATTACTTTTGAAGAAAGAGATTATGCAACACACAATTTCTTACAATGGTACGTTTCTGAACAAATTGAAGAAGAAGCTACAGCTAAATCTATCTTGGATAAAATCAACTTGATTGGAGATGATAAAGGCGGACTTTATTTGTTTGATCGTGATATTCAGCAATTAACCGTTACAAGTTCAATCGCAATCAATCCTAAATAA
- a CDS encoding rhodanese-like domain-containing protein: MEAQIKHYENKLAYEMDPSDLFEALNDGEKIIVIDARRAFGYEEEHIPNAINIPHREMNEETTKHLDKEVLYVTYCTGIGCNASTKGALNMTKLGFKVKELIGGLEWWKIDGFATEGTKSVKQGLKIECAC; the protein is encoded by the coding sequence ATGGAAGCACAAATTAAACATTACGAAAACAAGTTAGCTTATGAAATGGATCCTTCAGATTTGTTTGAAGCATTAAACGATGGTGAAAAAATTATTGTAATCGATGCTAGAAGAGCTTTTGGTTATGAAGAAGAACATATTCCAAATGCTATCAATATTCCGCATCGCGAAATGAATGAAGAAACGACCAAACATTTAGACAAAGAGGTGTTGTATGTGACGTATTGCACCGGAATTGGCTGCAATGCTTCAACAAAAGGCGCTTTGAATATGACAAAACTTGGATTTAAAGTAAAAGAATTGATTGGTGGTCTAGAATGGTGGAAAATTGATGGTTTTGCAACTGAAGGCACAAAAAGTGTGAAACAAGGCTTAAAAATAGAATGCGCCTGCTAA
- a CDS encoding bifunctional GNAT family N-acetyltransferase/carbon-nitrogen hydrolase family protein has translation MQAKIKKVELRNLEIEDYRQLKKSMIESYPEMADSYWGSDDIERLLSIFPEGQLVILVDGKVVGSALSLIVDEKLVEKRHNYQQISGNYTFSTHNPNAEILYGIDVFIHPNYRGLRLGRRLYDARKELCEQLNLKAIVFAGRIPNYREHAKKLSPKAYIEKVRNKELYDPVLSFQLSNDFHVLRVIKNYLEGDEESKEFAVLLEWNNIYYDDSPKLINLKKEIIRLGLIQWQMRPLNNVEALFEQAEFFIDAVSGYGSDFALFPELFIAPLMADYNHLSEAEAIRELARHSDPIRKRFQEFAISYNINIITGSMPYLEGGNLYNVGFLCKRDGTSEMYTKIHITPNEVIHWGMKGGSQFKTFDTDCGKIGILICYDVEFPELSRLLADEGMDILFVPFLTDTQNGYTRVKHCSQARAIENECYVAIAGCVGNLPKVNNMDIQYAQASVFTPSDFAFPSNGIKAEATPNTEMTLIVDVDLTLLKELHEHGSVKTLKDRRSDLYEIKKLN, from the coding sequence ATGCAGGCAAAAATCAAAAAAGTAGAGTTAAGAAACCTTGAAATTGAGGACTATAGACAATTAAAGAAATCAATGATTGAATCGTATCCAGAAATGGCCGATTCGTATTGGGGATCTGATGATATAGAAAGACTGCTTTCTATTTTTCCAGAAGGCCAGCTTGTGATTTTGGTTGATGGAAAAGTGGTCGGCTCTGCCCTATCTCTTATTGTCGATGAAAAACTGGTAGAAAAAAGACATAATTATCAGCAGATTAGTGGTAACTACACCTTCTCTACTCATAATCCAAATGCAGAAATTTTATACGGAATAGATGTTTTTATTCACCCTAATTATAGAGGTTTACGTTTAGGACGCCGATTATACGATGCTAGAAAAGAACTTTGCGAACAGCTAAATTTAAAAGCAATTGTTTTTGCTGGAAGAATTCCGAACTACAGAGAACACGCCAAAAAACTGTCTCCAAAAGCATATATAGAAAAAGTGCGAAACAAAGAATTATACGATCCTGTTCTTTCTTTTCAGCTGAGCAATGATTTTCACGTATTGAGAGTCATCAAAAATTATTTGGAAGGCGACGAAGAATCAAAAGAATTTGCGGTTTTATTAGAATGGAATAATATATACTATGATGATAGTCCGAAACTGATTAATTTGAAGAAAGAAATTATACGTTTGGGATTGATTCAATGGCAGATGCGTCCGCTTAATAATGTCGAAGCCCTTTTTGAACAAGCCGAATTTTTTATTGATGCCGTTTCGGGTTATGGCTCTGATTTTGCTCTTTTTCCGGAATTATTTATTGCGCCTTTAATGGCCGATTATAATCATTTATCTGAAGCTGAAGCCATTCGAGAATTGGCACGCCACTCTGATCCAATTCGCAAGCGTTTCCAGGAATTTGCCATTTCATACAACATCAATATTATTACGGGAAGTATGCCTTATTTGGAAGGCGGGAATCTTTACAATGTTGGTTTCTTATGCAAAAGAGACGGAACTTCAGAAATGTATACCAAAATTCATATCACGCCAAACGAAGTTATACATTGGGGAATGAAAGGCGGATCTCAATTTAAAACCTTTGATACTGATTGTGGTAAAATTGGAATTCTAATTTGCTATGATGTCGAGTTTCCAGAACTTTCGAGGCTTCTGGCAGATGAAGGAATGGATATTTTGTTTGTGCCATTTTTGACCGATACACAAAATGGTTACACTCGTGTAAAACATTGTTCGCAAGCCCGTGCCATCGAAAATGAGTGTTATGTAGCCATAGCAGGTTGCGTTGGAAATCTTCCGAAAGTAAACAATATGGATATTCAATATGCGCAAGCTTCTGTATTTACGCCATCTGATTTTGCTTTTCCAAGTAACGGAATCAAAGCTGAGGCTACTCCAAACACAGAAATGACGCTTATTGTGGATGTCGATTTAACCTTACTAAAGGAACTTCATGAACATGGAAGTGTAAAAACATTAAAAGACAGAAGATCTGACCTTTACGAAATTAAAAAATTGAATTAA
- a CDS encoding SRPBCC family protein encodes MATNISTIVLNAQVEKVWSVLTKPELVKQWQYGSDLITDWKIGNEIRFRNEWEGQVFEQWGTVLEVVQNQKIKYSLFFPRPGLEDKPENYFIMNYVLTEENQKTKLEIIQEDNRPGAVQEKPQGEENPILQALKTIVES; translated from the coding sequence ATGGCAACAAATATTTCTACAATCGTTTTGAATGCCCAAGTTGAAAAAGTCTGGAGTGTACTGACAAAACCAGAATTAGTCAAACAGTGGCAATATGGAAGTGATTTAATTACTGATTGGAAAATCGGCAATGAAATAAGATTTAGGAATGAATGGGAAGGCCAAGTTTTTGAGCAATGGGGAACAGTTTTAGAAGTTGTCCAAAATCAGAAAATCAAATATTCTTTGTTTTTTCCAAGACCAGGATTAGAAGATAAACCTGAGAATTATTTCATAATGAATTATGTTCTAACGGAAGAAAATCAGAAAACAAAACTCGAAATAATTCAGGAGGATAATCGTCCTGGAGCAGTTCAAGAGAAACCGCAAGGAGAAGAAAATCCAATTCTGCAGGCATTAAAAACCATAGTAGAATCTTAA
- a CDS encoding SDR family oxidoreductase, which produces MTKISILGCGWLGLPLAKNLTAKGHSVNGSTTSENKLSILKDAGINPFLVTIESENVSENITAFLAESEILIIDIPPKLRTVDSSSEKKIFVEKIENLIPFIEKSTVKKVLFVSSTSVYGDDNGLVTEETIPNPDTESGKQLVLAENLLLENQNFESTILRFGGLIGEDRHPVKFLAGKENLENPDAPINLIHQKDCTGIIEAIINQSKWNETFNAVAPYHPTREKYYTSKAVEMDLVLPKFSSEKSNIQKVISSEKIENHLNYKFALENY; this is translated from the coding sequence ATGACAAAAATAAGTATACTCGGCTGTGGTTGGTTAGGACTTCCTTTAGCAAAAAACTTAACAGCAAAAGGCCATTCAGTAAACGGATCAACAACTTCAGAAAACAAACTTTCTATTTTGAAAGATGCGGGAATAAATCCTTTTTTAGTGACTATCGAAAGCGAAAATGTTTCTGAAAACATTACTGCTTTTTTAGCAGAAAGCGAAATCTTAATAATAGACATTCCGCCAAAATTGAGAACAGTCGATTCAAGTTCGGAGAAGAAAATTTTTGTCGAAAAAATCGAAAACCTAATTCCGTTTATAGAAAAATCGACGGTTAAAAAGGTGCTTTTTGTAAGTTCAACTTCTGTTTACGGAGATGACAATGGTCTTGTAACAGAAGAAACCATTCCAAATCCAGACACCGAGAGTGGCAAACAATTAGTTTTAGCCGAAAATCTTCTCCTTGAAAATCAAAATTTCGAAAGTACAATTTTACGATTTGGCGGATTAATTGGAGAAGATCGTCATCCTGTAAAATTTCTTGCCGGAAAAGAAAACCTAGAAAATCCAGATGCTCCAATAAATTTAATTCATCAGAAAGACTGCACTGGCATTATTGAAGCCATCATAAACCAGTCAAAATGGAATGAGACTTTTAATGCTGTTGCTCCTTATCATCCAACACGAGAAAAATATTATACTTCTAAAGCTGTTGAAATGGATTTGGTTTTACCGAAATTCAGTTCTGAAAAATCAAACATTCAAAAAGTAATCTCAAGCGAAAAGATTGAAAATCATCTGAATTATAAATTCGCTTTAGAAAACTATTAA
- a CDS encoding single-stranded DNA-binding protein, whose translation MSAIRNKVQLIGNVGNDPEIKTLESGRKVAHLTIATNEIYRNDKGEKVEQTEWHRITAWGKTAEIIEKFVVKGKEIAVEGKLTHRSYDDKNGEKRYITEVVVNEILLLSK comes from the coding sequence ATGAGTGCAATTAGAAACAAAGTACAGTTAATTGGGAATGTTGGTAATGACCCAGAAATTAAAACATTAGAAAGCGGTAGAAAAGTTGCTCATCTAACAATCGCAACAAATGAGATTTACAGAAATGATAAAGGCGAAAAAGTAGAGCAAACCGAATGGCATCGCATAACAGCTTGGGGAAAAACAGCAGAAATTATAGAAAAGTTTGTAGTGAAAGGAAAAGAAATTGCCGTTGAAGGAAAGCTAACTCATAGAAGCTACGATGATAAAAACGGCGAAAAACGCTATATAACTGAAGTGGTTGTAAATGAAATTTTATTGTTGAGTAAATAA
- a CDS encoding M28 family peptidase, with amino-acid sequence MRKNPTSILAIVCVLALLGIIYATMMPQGISKDDEALAEFSTERAFNQVEIIAQKPHYVGSTNHELVANYLKLELNRIGLETSVQEGFTLNDKGLLVKSKNILARIKGTNNTKALLLLSHYDSAPHSFSKGASDDASGVATILEGVRAFLYSKQPQKNDIIILFSDAEELGLNGAALFVNQHPWAKDVGLVLNFEARGTSGPSYMLMETNKGNQALVEEFTKAKPSHPVSNSLMYSIYKMLPNDTDLTVFREQGNIQGFNFAFIDGHFNYHTQQDDIQHLNKTTLAHQGTYIMPLLKYFTNIDLNQTESTEDNVYFSAPFSFISYPFTWVMPMTLIAFGLLVLFIFVGRVKRIITFTEIFKGFVPLLGSIIIAGLVTFLGWKLILEIYPQYSDLLNGFTYNGHAYIGAFVTLSIAICFAFYHHFSEAKTTMNHFVAPLLLWIIINAFLANSLTGAGFLIIPVYFGILLFGIFVFTQHYSLGMNLIFSIPALAIVAPFIVMFPIGLGLKILYGSAILTVLLFGLLLPIFGAFAKKGVWIVVFFITSISFFAYAGYNSGYEYGKAKSNSLLYVYNADNNSAVWTTYDTNLDDWTKSYLGEKNQKAVGLNTLPLSSKYNTTFTYSAIAPVIDVQKPTIQFLRDSVIGNNRYLKIKITPNRKVNRYDIYANPKMTFYNFKANGVSTSGEKGNRLERADSKILCYYVVGNEPLEMEFYINKSTVFDMDLIESSFDLMSNPLLNVKPRENWMMPTPFVLNDAVLIQQKIKRYTPPVKPIEPVVPVDSLAVPKDSIKPVTQPQP; translated from the coding sequence ATGAGAAAAAACCCCACCTCAATTCTAGCCATAGTCTGCGTTCTCGCTTTACTTGGCATTATATACGCCACGATGATGCCGCAAGGAATCTCTAAGGACGATGAAGCGCTTGCTGAATTTTCGACCGAAAGAGCTTTTAACCAAGTTGAGATTATAGCACAGAAACCACACTATGTAGGATCTACCAATCACGAACTTGTTGCAAATTATCTTAAACTAGAATTAAACAGAATCGGATTAGAGACGAGTGTTCAGGAAGGTTTTACTCTAAATGATAAAGGTCTTTTGGTAAAGTCAAAAAATATTTTGGCCCGCATTAAAGGAACAAATAATACAAAAGCACTTTTACTTCTTTCTCATTACGACAGTGCACCACATTCTTTCTCAAAAGGTGCAAGCGACGATGCTTCTGGAGTCGCAACAATTTTAGAAGGTGTACGTGCCTTTTTATACTCAAAACAGCCTCAAAAAAACGATATTATCATATTATTCTCTGATGCAGAAGAATTAGGATTAAACGGAGCTGCTTTATTTGTAAACCAACACCCTTGGGCAAAAGACGTTGGTTTGGTTTTAAATTTTGAAGCAAGAGGAACTTCTGGACCAAGCTATATGCTGATGGAAACCAATAAAGGAAATCAGGCTTTGGTTGAGGAATTTACTAAAGCAAAACCTTCTCATCCTGTTTCAAATTCTTTGATGTACAGCATCTACAAAATGCTTCCAAATGATACCGATCTGACTGTTTTTAGAGAGCAAGGAAATATTCAAGGATTCAATTTTGCTTTCATTGATGGCCATTTTAACTATCACACACAGCAAGACGATATTCAGCATTTAAACAAAACTACATTAGCGCACCAGGGCACTTACATTATGCCTTTGCTAAAATACTTTACAAACATTGATTTAAATCAAACAGAATCTACAGAAGATAATGTTTATTTCAGTGCACCTTTTTCATTCATTAGTTACCCGTTTACTTGGGTAATGCCAATGACACTTATTGCTTTTGGATTATTGGTTTTGTTCATTTTTGTCGGAAGAGTAAAAAGAATTATCACTTTCACAGAAATCTTCAAAGGGTTTGTTCCACTTTTAGGATCTATTATAATTGCTGGATTGGTTACATTTTTGGGATGGAAGCTTATCCTTGAAATTTATCCACAGTACTCTGATCTTCTAAACGGATTTACTTATAATGGACATGCCTATATTGGTGCTTTTGTTACATTGAGCATTGCTATCTGTTTTGCTTTCTACCATCATTTCTCTGAAGCAAAAACTACTATGAACCATTTTGTGGCTCCTTTGCTGCTTTGGATTATCATTAACGCATTTTTAGCCAATAGCTTAACAGGTGCAGGTTTCTTAATTATTCCTGTTTATTTCGGAATATTGTTATTTGGAATATTTGTCTTCACGCAACATTACAGTTTAGGAATGAATTTAATATTCTCTATTCCTGCTCTGGCCATTGTTGCGCCTTTTATCGTAATGTTCCCAATTGGTCTTGGGCTTAAAATATTATACGGAAGTGCTATTTTGACTGTTTTATTATTCGGATTATTACTTCCGATATTTGGCGCTTTCGCTAAAAAAGGAGTTTGGATTGTAGTGTTTTTTATTACTTCAATTTCATTTTTCGCTTACGCAGGATATAATTCGGGTTACGAATATGGTAAAGCCAAATCGAACAGCTTACTATACGTTTACAATGCCGACAACAATTCTGCTGTCTGGACGACTTACGACACTAATTTAGACGATTGGACTAAATCGTATTTAGGCGAAAAAAATCAAAAAGCTGTTGGTTTAAACACACTTCCTCTTTCAAGCAAATACAATACTACTTTTACATACAGCGCTATTGCACCTGTTATTGATGTTCAGAAACCTACAATTCAGTTTTTGAGAGATAGCGTTATTGGAAATAATAGATACTTAAAAATCAAAATTACTCCAAACAGAAAAGTAAACCGCTACGATATCTATGCAAATCCAAAAATGACCTTCTATAATTTTAAAGCAAACGGAGTATCGACTTCTGGCGAAAAAGGAAATCGTCTGGAAAGAGCAGACAGCAAAATTTTATGTTATTATGTTGTAGGCAACGAGCCACTTGAAATGGAATTTTACATCAACAAATCGACTGTTTTTGATATGGATTTAATTGAAAGTTCTTTCGATTTAATGAGCAATCCATTATTAAATGTTAAACCAAGAGAAAATTGGATGATGCCAACTCCATTTGTATTAAACGATGCTGTTCTGATTCAGCAGAAGATCAAACGATATACACCGCCCGTAAAACCGATTGAACCTGTTGTTCCTGTAGATAGCTTAGCTGTTCCAAAAGACAGCATCAAACCTGTTACACAACCGCAACCTTAA
- a CDS encoding LysR family transcriptional regulator — protein MEIRHLKLIKAIVEEGSITKAIDKLHLTQSALSHQLKEAEYQLGTAIFLRVNKKLVLTKAGEKVYGVANEILTKLAETETQIKQMVFGESGEIRISTECFSSYHWLPSVLKQFHLLYPNVELKIVAEATHIPLQKLLENTIDIAIVSDTIKDNHIKYTELFQDEMVMVVSENHSWADKKYVIAEDFISEHLIIHSLPLETVTIHQFLLAPAKVNPKKITPMPLTEASLEMVKADMGVMSMAKWALQPHLKNNPIKAVKIGKSGLKRKHFIATRANENYPDYFHHFISFLQNEINLQWNIQ, from the coding sequence ATGGAAATACGCCACTTAAAATTGATAAAAGCAATCGTAGAAGAAGGAAGCATCACGAAAGCGATCGATAAACTTCATTTGACACAATCTGCTTTGAGTCATCAGCTCAAAGAGGCCGAATATCAATTGGGTACTGCTATTTTTTTGAGAGTCAATAAAAAATTGGTTCTCACAAAAGCGGGCGAAAAAGTTTATGGCGTAGCCAATGAAATCCTTACTAAACTTGCTGAAACTGAAACACAGATCAAACAAATGGTTTTTGGCGAATCTGGCGAAATCAGGATAAGTACCGAATGTTTCTCGAGTTATCACTGGCTTCCTTCGGTTTTAAAACAATTTCATCTCTTATATCCCAATGTAGAATTAAAAATAGTAGCCGAAGCAACACATATTCCGTTGCAGAAATTATTAGAGAATACCATAGATATTGCCATTGTAAGCGATACCATTAAAGACAATCATATAAAATACACCGAACTTTTTCAAGACGAAATGGTAATGGTCGTTTCTGAAAATCATTCTTGGGCCGATAAAAAATATGTAATTGCTGAGGATTTCATCAGCGAACATTTAATTATCCATTCGCTTCCGTTGGAAACCGTTACCATTCATCAGTTTCTTTTGGCTCCAGCCAAAGTAAATCCGAAAAAGATAACTCCGATGCCTTTAACGGAAGCTTCTCTAGAAATGGTAAAAGCAGATATGGGTGTTATGTCAATGGCAAAATGGGCACTGCAACCACATTTAAAAAATAACCCAATTAAAGCAGTAAAAATTGGAAAGAGTGGTTTGAAACGAAAACACTTTATTGCAACGCGTGCCAACGAAAATTACCCCGATTATTTTCATCATTTTATTAGTTTTTTACAAAACGAAATCAATTTACAATGGAATATTCAATAA
- a CDS encoding DUF2461 domain-containing protein codes for MENTITIPKSSLDFLAELKMNNNKPWFEEHKPQYLIELNHIENFAGALLKELSKTDVLENASGKKSVYRIYRDIRFSKDKTPFKTFWGGSYTRATAARRGGYYFHLEKGNSFFAGGFWGPNATDLKRIRTEFAHDPETFQEILNSESFKSNFGTLQGEQLKTKPKGFDVDHPAIDLLRFKQFLVIKRFTDEEVLSPQFLELALDAFKNMRPFFDYMSEVLTTDANGVSIL; via the coding sequence ATGGAAAACACTATTACAATTCCCAAATCTAGTCTTGATTTTTTAGCTGAGCTGAAAATGAACAACAATAAACCATGGTTTGAAGAACATAAACCGCAATATTTAATAGAACTCAATCATATTGAAAACTTTGCAGGTGCTTTACTCAAGGAACTTTCCAAAACTGATGTTTTAGAAAATGCTTCGGGCAAAAAAAGTGTTTACAGAATTTATCGCGACATTCGATTTTCTAAAGACAAAACTCCTTTCAAAACATTTTGGGGCGGAAGCTATACACGAGCAACTGCAGCAAGACGAGGCGGTTACTACTTTCATCTGGAAAAAGGGAACAGTTTTTTCGCTGGTGGATTCTGGGGACCAAATGCCACAGATTTAAAAAGAATAAGAACCGAATTTGCCCACGATCCAGAGACTTTTCAAGAAATATTGAATTCTGAATCTTTCAAAAGCAATTTTGGCACTTTGCAAGGAGAGCAGCTCAAAACAAAGCCAAAAGGTTTTGATGTTGATCATCCTGCTATTGACTTGCTTCGTTTCAAACAATTTTTGGTCATAAAACGTTTTACGGACGAAGAAGTATTAAGTCCGCAATTTTTAGAACTGGCTCTTGATGCTTTTAAAAACATGAGACCGTTCTTTGATTACATGAGCGAAGTTCTTACTACTGATGCAAATGGTGTTTCAATTTTATAA